From the Populus nigra chromosome 13, ddPopNigr1.1, whole genome shotgun sequence genome, the window GATCCATATTACAGAAGATGAGTAGAAAATAGAAGCTAACAACAGATAATTGCAGGGAAGCCGAAACAGTAGCAAAGAAACAGAAGAAAACGTTGACTTTGGAgcataaacaataataaaaaatcagcaATAACACATAAATGGTTGAAGTAGAGAAGCAATAACAATTAGAAATCAATAGAATAAGCAGAATTAACATTGTAGATAAAGTAGAGAAGCGCTGATTCTTAAAGCAGAGAAGCAGTAGCAATCGAAAATCAACAGAATAAGTAGAACCAACATTGCAGATCATGAGGCTAATTAACAATAGCACAGTTAAGATAaattggctctgataccaagttaaaACAAGATTTGTGATAATTGAGAGGCTTAACCTAATAAGATAGCTAAAGTGTAAAACAAGTAGAAAACATGTGATAGTTTTAAAAATGCGatgaaaaaattactttgattCTCTTACTTTTTAAATGATAACTCTTTAGTCCCTCAATATTTCAAAACTTCATCTTCCTTATTTTTCAGTTCCTGATTTGAGAGAGAATTTCCAGATTtcaatataagaaaaacaagagtCTTAGTTGACACTGATTTCGGCTACCAAAGAGTTTAATTTTTGAGTTAACGAGTTCCATTTAATTAGGCGAGTTCCATTTAGGTGTTATTTTCCATTTTCATCTCCTAAAATGGTAAATCTAAACTcagaaagtttttaaatttcatgttgattttgagtttttaagccGTTGTTAGGTTATTTAATAAAGTGTATAGGGAGTTTTCTAGGTGTTTCGAGTTTAAAAAGGGTtggaaatcaagtttttttgacAAAACACCTCATGACCTAAAATTGGGTCACGAGGTAACATGtcacttgtttatttattatttttataaaaataaggagtAGACTATAGGTCATCTAGCccttcaaaagaagaaaaaacaactcaGGCTTGCAAGGATGGGTTTTTATTAGGCGTGCTAAGTCACCTAGGTCAAGCCTGCTCATCTAGGCCACTTTTGTTATGttcattttttatctttcaattttattatttaatattaggtttttattgtttttaatatttttataatgttattgaaaaaaacatgatttaatatttacttAGTTTACAAATAAGATTTCaacattattttctaatattaggAGATGATATTCTTTCTGTGTAGCCATGCCtaatttgtttcctttaaattttttcaatttcttttatatgtgtggttttttattattgttttattcaataaaacatttattCTAAGACACTATGTTAGTAAATACAATCAAGTGATCTATAACTTGATTTTCAAGATCAAATATCTACATCCACATCTATCtttcaacttttcaatttagtcattggttaaatatcatttaatttctacTTAGTTTTCACATAAAATGATAAAtgcttttttctaatttgtgcaaccttgaataatatttttttttgattttattcgaTAGCTTTCATGTATGcctatttctattattgtttgattaaataaaaaattgattctaataaaaaaagatattaagcACAACCAGGTACATAACTCATATTGCAAGATCAAATATTTCTATCTATATCtatctcttgaattttttttatttagtttttatttatagttaacaattgttttttatatttattggcaTAAATGACTttcattatatttaattgaatgcATGTAtgagttttaatttataattgagattttttaaataaaaaacatgcatcggaaaaacttgtatatatttatttttttggttggaaAGAAAATCCAATCCACAATGAGATGCAAGTTAGATAgctagttaaaattaaaaagatgtgTGTTATTTATCGTAGCTTTACTATTTGTTCACTAAGTTACATATCATTATGAATCACATTGTAGAAAAACATTGCAATTTCTATTgtttatcaaaaaagaaaacactgttAATTATTTACAGTAGCTTTTGCTTCTGTTTACTAAAAACATCACTATAAATTGCATTGTAGAAAAATTATGCAATCTTTATTGTTCGCCAATAAACAAAACACAAttgattatataattttgttactaattttaggtttttatatttagtcttcaaactttattttttcacattgtAATCCTTGGAtattgaaggagaagaaaaaaagtcacTAGAAAggggagaggagagagaaagctttagtagaacaccaaaaaaactaaatttagtGTCAATGAATTCATCTTGGAGAGAGAAGCTCAATGAAGATGGTTTGACTATTTAATTATGCCAATAAAAAGTATTTGAGAGcctataaagttttattttattcattttatttttttaaaattttttatccttatgacatgttgttttttgttgtaAATGAAGTTATTGAGCCTAGTAAGATTTTTTTGGTGAgtttacatataaaaacaagttaaattttagattttagggTTTAAAAACTCGAATCTTAATTTTCTAGTCAggtgataaaaaatatactagTAGATGATATGTTACTTGTGCATGTAGATAATATGTTGTtcgattattaaaaaataaaagcatgcaGGCCTAGTCTTCTTAACCTAGGTGTCTTGGGGCTTTTTCCTTTTAGGCCAGGTACGTATGTCAATGTTCTCTTAAAAGCCAAGCATGTTAGCTTTTAATTGAAGCCCAGGAAAGCTTGGGCTCTATACTATTgacccatcattttttttttaaataaggatttttttttaaataaaattatcttttgataAAACCATTAAGATAATATCGGAGAAATTTAGCAAGTatgtcataatttttaaataaaattatttttttgtgtaatattatcaagcaagacatgttttttcaagtttagatGTTGTAACTCCTTATTGCAATGTATTTTGCATCAACATCCTCACAACATAAAATAGGAGACACGCTGATTCCTTCGATTCAAAAGGCAAGGATGGAAGTGAAATGATTTTAGCACCAACATGAGCGACCATGTAGAATTCGGAGTGTATAGAGAATCTAGCTGGCTGTTTATTGTTTAGCAGATTTTTAACTCGCAACTTTGTTtgccaatataaaaaaagaaccaCTACTAGAATACTATCCATTTACAAGAAAAACTGTAACAAAAAATTGTTTCAAACCACGCACCTCTTTACTATTTCATATTCTAGGTCTTGATATTTTAgcattttctcttctcttttattcttcatttttatttttcttctctaatATATCTTCCCCTCGAAGCCTTGTGCAAATGGGCTAGCCCCTTTCTACTTCACTACATCTtagtttcaattatttttattttttattctttaggtAATTTAAACTCTTAGAtgctcctttatatatatatatagacttgctattgataaatcatgaaaaaactttagataaaaattatgtttttttttatagattgtgATGGCAAAAATATGCGAGCTTGAATATAGATTTCATGTATgtgctttattatttttgaaaaaataagtctATGGTGAAATAAGGGACTATCCAATGTTTCAGTTAACATATGAGGAGAGGTAATGTACTAGAAAAATAATGTCAAGAGCAAGAGAGATTGTGTATTGTGTTTGAAAATGTTCAATATGAAAACTTGTTCTTTTACCTAATGACCTAAGATATTTAAAGATCTTAGTCATGTTAGCTTATCTTGAGATATAAAGAGTTTTATGACAATTGATAGGTGAAAATGTTGGTGCCTACTATTGATTATAGTGATTTACCTTGCCATTTGTGAAAAGATTGATGATTTTAGGTTTCATGTGAGGGCACATTAGGAAGAAATAAATATTGGCAAGAAATCAGGCTCTTGTTCTTCATATAGTATGGTGTAGACTGCATAGAAAAATGTGATGGCATTTGCATTGTGCTATCGACTAAAAGTGTGGTGCCAAACCTGCATAAAAGTGTGGTGCCAATAGAGTATTTGTTAGTAAATCATATAAGACAACCTATGAGAAGAAAACTTGTGAGAGAGGAAAAATATGGGACTACTAGAAAAgccttatttattaattttttttccttttaacatGCAATGCACACGCAAAAGAGTGGGTTGCATTGCCACCTTTGGGCAATGCATACGGTCTAACTCTAACTATATATGGTGGTCTACTAGGATGTAcatttttaatagatttatcTTATCAAGATATTTCCAACAATAAAAAGGTGTGCAATCAGAGCTCATAAAGACCTTTATCAACTGTACCATCCAGATATCACAATATTCATTTGGAAGGCCGAATTTGGCCTATAAATAGTGACGCATTGAAGATCAATGACCACTATTTATAAAAGGATTTATCTTTTTGTACCTCGCGCAATCATCCATCGGTTTAACTTCTTTGCATGAAAGTTGTAAAAGGAATTCATAAGAATAGAGGCTGGTTTGCTAGTGTGTAACTTGTATTCTACAACAAGTCCTCAATATACTTGCTTAATACGATTAATAAACTAAGGAGTTAAGATTGTCttaatcttgaaaaatagaaGTGCAAGTCCACCATAGCCTCGATGCTGAACTTTTAGCTCAAGAAGGCTAACTTgtcttcaaaaaaatttcaatttgtcCATGTTTTTGAATATCATCTATGTAAGCAAGAACAAAGATTTTAACCGAACCTTTATGGTATGATAAAGAGTGAAGTGTCTGTTTAGATTCATGAAATCCTTGCTAATTTTAAAGATAGGCAGGCGATATGgctaaatatgaatttttaatacaaaaagaTAATGATTTGAATGAATAATTTGAACAAGCAATGTTATCTTGTAAGTTGTGTTAGCGATACAAGACATGTTGATGACTCAAattaccatcatcatcatcctcccAGGATATTTGCATATAACAATTGCCAGAACAATCCTAACATTGTTGGCTTGACCATAGGCTTATGACAAAGTTGGAAAAACTTTAAATGACTCTGGATCTTTCTATGACTGATTGATGGGCTTTGTAAATTGAGTCATTGAAGGTGGCTATTGAACTGAAGGACCCCATAAGCACATGTAAAACAAGTCTCTTGATAAGTTCAGGGATCGTCGATGTATAAATTAGCACTGATGTAGGTGGAGGAAAACTTGTAAGGCTATGTGTGACTAATTGGAACTTATGAAATGCATCTATTTAGCATGAAggtgttctttaaaaaaaaaaaacagtctcaTTCCCTTatactttattttcttctttttgcaaGTTTCTTTATCTCATAAGGTTGAGggtttgatttgtatttttgttgttattgagTTTTTCCCTTCATAACTATTTTgcaaacatgactttttttccTGCTTCGTCATGAATCTTAATGATTTGAAACCAAAGATTTTCCTTCGCAATAGATTCATGTCCTATAAAACTTTCAAATGTGTAGAATTTGACAATAATAGACATATGAAGAATTCTGGGATTTTTGTCTActacattttttatttggttttgaaaCTTCAAAGTCATTCTCTCTAAGCAAGATTAAGTTATAGTTATTTAGCCATTATTtagtttgaataaattatttccAGTAGCATAAATTATCATCTTTAAAATTATCCCAAGGCTATAAAGTGCATGGATATGTATCATTGATGCATAAACATAGGCTGTAAAGTTCTTAAATTACGTTAATAGCAACCCAATTTCTTTTGTCATTTGAAGATTGCTCATATAGTCTTTCAGTCAAGTTCATGTTCTttctattagaaagaaaaaaacaaaaatcaatcaaaattattttgtttgtaattCACGTGCATGAAAAAAACACGCTTTCAATAGCTTactttcctaatttttttgtACGTAGAATCATGTCTTAAATTTGCATCTTTGTTCACTCTCATCATAACTTATTCTTGGATTCTTCCCTAAAATTTaccttttttctaaaaaacaaaagcaataatAACAAGAAGACTAACAACTTGACAAAAGCAGGTTGAGGAAGGTTTCAGATATgtagaagaaacaaaatgaaattttggatggaattaTAAACCTAATCATACCCTATTTTACCTAGGACTAAAGAGACAATATAGATTCAAGATCAaactaaatgattattggacaggtttgaataaaaaattaagtttagagaattaattagatttttaataggtcaatttgatttaattaaggggcaaattaaaagattaattatgtttaaaaattaatttgggtaaaattaaaagatttaattaggtgcaaagACATAATTGTACTTTTAAtggtttatattaattttattaggaacTAGATTGGTGAAAACTTAAGTTTGAGAGCCCAATTTAGGCTTAATCgtgaaaattagaattttagatgaccaaatttaatttttacgaagtcaattgattgaaatcatagataaaattgcaagaaaaatcaaagttcaaggtcaattaagggttagaTTAAAGAGATTCATAACCAAagatctttttgaaaaaaacgcTAAACTTCGAGGATTCAATTCGTGTGAAAACATGGGTGAAATTGAAGtaatttgaaagtttaatagtcaattgagggtcaattggcataaatccaaaatcaatgatcaaaatgaaaaagacgtTGAAATCTAGGGTTAGTATTGGAGTTTGGCAAGggtaaaatcacataaaattaaaagttcgaAGTCAATTaaggatgcaattaaaaaaatcaaaattcaaaggaCTAGATTGAACTTTATTCAAATTCCTAATTAAAAGCCTAAGAAAatcaaaacggcaccgtttcACTTAAATGAAACAATGCATTTTGACCACAACGATTTGTTTTGGTACAAAACGACGTTATTTTGACTagcacataaacaaaaaaaattgagagacgCTAGACAACCCGAAAGGTTGCTTAGATGACAACTTTTCTAAAGCAAAATAGGAATGCTTCATCTTCCCACAAAATAGGACAAACCATACACCACTATAATGATCTGACATTGTACTACACTCCAACGTAATTCTTATTAGCTGCTTGCCCCTACAACAGTTGTGGCACCACCCCAAAGAGACTAATATGATCAACCTTTAAcagttgataaatatttttcaatttcatgtagttgattcaatttaataaccTTGTGTTTAGATTATACTTCAATTACAACCCATACTTTATCATGTATTTAACAATCATTTTTGCAGCATATAAAATCTCTAGCTTCTTTAGCACTGTATTCTCAGGCACTAAATTTGCATTCATAATTTTAAAGGTATAAAGATCTTCATCTCGACTTTCCTTATCTCTTTTACTTTCATAGTCACTAGCCTTTTATTGACCACATTAAGCCTTTGATATAAAGATGATGTCATAACTCCTACATTATAGATCCAAAGCCATACTACCTATATGTTATTATAGGAATGCTAAGTATCAATTATATATAGGGTGACTTGAAACTACCATGTATCAATAAACAAGTCTACATTAATGTTACTAATCACTTGCCTTAGTGAACCATTATAAGCCCTTACCATCATACtacttggatatatatatatatatatatatatatatatatatgatgcatTAATCAGTAAATAGAGTAAATAGTCTAAAATGTGCCTTGAAAGCACATTAAAAGTTTAGCTATTATTTATCAATACTTTGGCTATGATATAATCTTAGCATTTACCCATGACATATAACGGCTTATGAAGTTTAATATCTTTTAGACCTAGttcatattttgaattatacAGGTAGTTGGTGGCCTAGATTATTCACACTagattttttatggaattagaTATGATGTACTTTATTTAAAACCTTTAAAAGTACCTATTGATGTGGTTCtgaaattaagataaaagaGTGTAAGGATATCTGAGATGGATTTTATTTAGTTGGTTAACTATGTTATAGTTAttatatttcatcaatttaagaAACTCTGTAGCTTCCTTATTGCTAATTAGCTTATTAATTTCATCGTCCTTGACAAGCTCTTCtactaccttttcttttacctcTCGTTTCCATTCTAACTTTTCTATAGTAAGATACCTTCCTCCTTTTGTCAAAACCCTAACCATAATATGCATGATAGGGTGTGATTTCTTACTTTGAAAGGTGTATTCataattataagataaaaaattatagttattaggGTTTTATAGGTTGACATGCATAGAATCATTCTTAAAGGTCTATTCTCTATTGTTATCATGGCCAAACTCATTTATGTGCTCAAAGCTCATAATAGTAGtcgataaatatttttcaatttcatgtaaaaaaaaaaaagagatgccAAACAACTCGAAAGGCTATTTAGATGACAACTTTTCTAAAGCATTTAACgatacttgaatattttttatgttaaaagaaatatgatatagttttaattttttttaattaaaaacacattaacaatACCATAATATTTGTATCGCTCATCCAATTTGTTTTTGGATGTGTCAAATCGACTAAGTCACATCAAGTCAATTCAtgtatagttttaattttttttctattaaaaacacattaataatatttgaatttttttatattaaaaaaattcaactggTACTATTCATACAATTATCTTGTAGacgaaatttttttgaaagtattATGCCCCCCCttacaatgtttttaaaattatcatttatgtGCTCAAAGCTCATAATAGTagtctataaatatttttcaatttcatgtaaaaaaaaaaaaagagatgccAAACAACTCGAAAGGCTATTTAGATGACAACTTTTCTAAAGCATTTAACgatacttgaatattttttatgttaaaagaaacatgatatagttttaattttttttaattaaaaacacattTACAATACCATAATATTTGTATCGCTCATCCAATTTGTTTTTGGATGTGTCAAATCGACTAAGTCACATCAAGTCAATTCAtgtatagttttaatttttttctattaaaaacacattaataatgtttgaatttttttatattaaaaaaaaatcaactggtACTATTCATACAATTATCTTGTAGacgaaatttttttgaaagtacTACCCCCCCTcccccaacacacacacacacacacacacacacacacacacacacacacacacacacacacacgaagtACTAGAAACTCTCCTAgtcaaaaacacacacacatgaagTAATAGAAACTCTCCTAGtcaaaaaagggaaaaggaagTAGTTCAGAATTTAATATCAAGCTTCTGTGGGCGGGAATGCAATTATAATTTAGTTAGAAGGCAGTATATGACTGAACATGGGACTGCCAATTGATCACCTTGGGGTAGTGTACTGCTAACAACAGTGATTACAGAACACCAAAGTTCCAATACTTCTTTCTTAGCCATCGTTGAGGAAACTACAATTAGatagaataaaatttaacaataataaaaccaGCTTGTCTTTTAGGTTTTATTGATTTCTTAATTCTTTAATCAATAAGAGATGACCGAAATTTATTACACCAAGCAACACATCATCTACTCTCTTACAAAAATTTATAGTAATCTACCATATTAGAGAAGCCAAATGCAAATCAAAGAGGGTGTTTTGATGTGAAAAATGATCTACAAACTACAAATTTCTGTTGTTGGGCGATATGAAGATTGCAGAGTTACTTTGGGCTTCTTTTACAGTGTGAATATATCTAGAATGGCATCTTTGCTAACTAGAATTGTTCAAGAATATAGGCCCCCAAGTTTAGCTAAGAAAGCTCAATAACTTGACCCAAGATCCGACCCAGGTGAAAATAATTACCTAGCCGAGGTAACTTTAACAAATAATTCCATTTTGTTGGAGATTCCCTTCACGTACTATGACAAATAATTCCAAGCACACACTATGTGCTTGGAATATGCTTTGGTTGGGTTCCACCTCCACCTGACGCCACCATCCAACCCACCAAGCAACAAATCAAATACTCTCTCAGGCCCTGATACGATGACTGCTTTGTGGGAGAGCCTTAATAATTGCCGGCCTGACTTGACTTGATGAGTGAATCAGCTAATTTGAAGTATGGACCGAATAAttcagtgaaaaaaaaacctgctaCCCTTGCTAATGATGGTGTTGCAAGCTTTGCTTGCTGTTCACTAGCTTCAATTTCAATGTAATTCAGCATATGAATTAGCTTGATTTCTGTGACtccattatttgtttttctttctacttGTTAGTTTCCATCATGCATGCATCAAAATGCAGACAGAACAAGATGgttgtgaaaagaaaaggtttcatGAGATAGTATAGTATTTTATGACACTAATTCTTTTTAGGAATTCAACACTTTTTTATTGTAGGGTTTAAGTATTCTATAGAAGATAGTGCCTTACAATCCACTTTTTCCATCGTCTATCCAAAACTCCACAGCCACCACTGTGATATGATTGAATGCCAAACGAAACTGCAATGCCAGTCTTAAATTCCCAGTGATCATCTAGCCAGCGAACACTTGCAACCTTCCCCTCAAAATATTGATCATTTATGTCATTCAAGGATAAGTTTTTCTTTGACCAGCCCCATATTTTTCCTTAAGCCATCAATCATGTATTTGCAAGTTAGGCTATTTGGTGCAAATCCAACTTTCAGCATCCGTTCTTGCAGCTCCATGAACTTGGCCACATCACCATCTTCACAAACAATTCTGACAAGTGTACTATAACTCTCACTATCAAAAATTTGAAATTCCTTGGCAAACAATACCAATAACGATTCTGCTTTGCCAGCATCCTTTTCTCTGCAGTACCCATGTATCATGGCTCTGCATATTTCTGGATCAGGTTGCAAACCAGAATGAAGCATTTCTTCCATCAACTTTTCAGCCTCTATACTTCTGCCCATTCTACACAAGCAGCGGATGAGGGCTTTATAGGTAAGAAGATTTGGGTTTATGTTCCCAACAACCATCTCAGCTTTTAGAGATAATGCATCTGCTACACAATCACCTTTGCAGAGAGACTCGATGAGTTTATTATAGATTTCCACATGAGGTATATAACCACGCTGAGACATTCTTTCCAGAAGAGTCTTTGCTGCAAACGGTCTATCCTCTTCACATAAAGAAGCAACTAGATAATCATAAATATCTGGTGAGATTGAAACACCAAATTTCTCAAGCTCCACAACCAAATTCAAAGCGGAAATTAACCAACCCTCTTTCCTGTATCCTTGAATAAGAACCCGACAAGTAAAACTATCGGGGAAAATCCCATTTCCTATCATCTCATACAACAATGACTTAGACTCTAGCATCTTTCCTTCCTTGCAATAACCACAAATAAGAGTATTATATGAAACAACATCTGGATTCAACCCTCTGTGAACCATTCTATGAAGGAGTTGGTGAGCCTCTCTCACCCTTCCTTCTTTACAAAGGCCATTCATTAATGCAGTATATGAAACCAAATCTGGCAAGACACACCTTCTATACATTATCCTGTACAAATAAAACGCATCACTCAATCTTCCTCTTCCACAGTAGCCATTAATCAGCGTATTATATGTCACTATATCTGGCTCAAAGCCCTCTTCCTCCATCTTCTCCAAGAAATCATTCATCTTATCGATATCTCCATCCTTGCAAAATAGATGGGTCAGAATATTAAATGTATATGAATTCGGGATAACACCAACTCTTCCCATCTCTCCATAAACATGCCAGCAAAGATGGATATGATTCGACTTTAACAACCCATTCAGAAGATAATTGCAAGCAATCACACTAGGAACATAACCAACCTCTAAAATCTGCATAAAAGTCCTAAAACCTTCTTTAATCATACCCGTTTTCACATAAGCCTTGagtaacaaatcaaatataataggGTCCCAATTACAGTCTTgacaacacaaaaacaaacattgaaaCACATCTTCATCAGTATCTTTAACCAACAGAATCAATTCAGTTAAGAATTTCATAGCTTGTTCAAATTCTTTAGACCAAGCTAACACATGAAGAATAAGACAATAGTTAAGAGTAGAGGGTTTGAGACCCAGATCATTTTTGACCCAGTTAAAGAAAGTGAGAGCTGAAACGGAATCGGACTGGCATCTCAATAAAACCCTAGAGATTTCATTGGCACCCAGATGATGAATAAGCCCCTTTATGTCATCATTTTGAAGAAGGGTTAAATGGGTGTTGTCTCGTTTGAGAGAGGAGTAAATGAGATTGACAAAGTTGTTGGGGTTTTGATTTTCAGGGAGGAAACTGTAAAGTGGGTTTGAGAGAGAGATGGTGTTGGAGTTTTGTATTgtttgaagagaagaagaagaagaagaaggtacTAAATTCTTAGTAAGTGTGTGGTTTTGTGCATTAGATGCAAaggtttttgagattttaaggATTCTGATTGACACTCTATTCATTACTTGCTAACTAACagatcaaaacaaaagaaaaggggtgAAAAATAGAGGGAGATAGAGAGATACCAGCCAGGTTTTGGTTGAGTTGGAGACTATAATCTATCAGATAGGGAGGACATGGAATTCCCTGTTCTTCGTTAATTTGGTGCTACTTCTTTTTGTTGATTGACTTGTATTATTTTGTCATTGCAAAGGACTTCCGTCTCTCTCGCATTTCTTTGAGGGTGTTTGAATGGGAGgagcttgtgttttttttgaataaaaagttaGCTTTTAAAGGTGCTGTGTTTAAAAGATATTCTatctttgataaaaaatcatcacatcttTAAACCAAACATACCTTTAAGCTAGTGATTCAACTCGGTCTCCGTTATCATGTTAATCTGGTATTAACCTCatccatcaaaataatatagttttaattttttaaaataaatttaaatttagttttaactgagttatatgttaatttattaGATTTACTAGTTGATTTCAagcagaatttatttttatacccTTTCTATTTATACCACTCATAAGTTGACCTATGAGCCAATTTAATAATcatgaaaacaattaaatata encodes:
- the LOC133670732 gene encoding pentatricopeptide repeat-containing protein At5g40400, which codes for MNRVSIRILKISKTFASNAQNHTLTKNLVPSSSSSSLQTIQNSNTISLSNPLYSFLPENQNPNNFVNLIYSSLKRDNTHLTLLQNDDIKGLIHHLGANEISRVLLRCQSDSVSALTFFNWVKNDLGLKPSTLNYCLILHVLAWSKEFEQAMKFLTELILLVKDTDEDVFQCLFLCCQDCNWDPIIFDLLLKAYVKTGMIKEGFRTFMQILEVGYVPSVIACNYLLNGLLKSNHIHLCWHVYGEMGRVGVIPNSYTFNILTHLFCKDGDIDKMNDFLEKMEEEGFEPDIVTYNTLINGYCGRGRLSDAFYLYRIMYRRCVLPDLVSYTALMNGLCKEGRVREAHQLLHRMVHRGLNPDVVSYNTLICGYCKEGKMLESKSLLYEMIGNGIFPDSFTCRVLIQGYRKEGWLISALNLVVELEKFGVSISPDIYDYLVASLCEEDRPFAAKTLLERMSQRGYIPHVEIYNKLIESLCKGDCVADALSLKAEMVVGNINPNLLTYKALIRCLCRMGRSIEAEKLMEEMLHSGLQPDPEICRAMIHGYCREKDAGKAESLLVLFAKEFQIFDSESYSTLVRIVCEDGDVAKFMELQERMLKVGFAPNSLTCKYMIDGLRKNMGLVKEKLILE